From a single Thermothielavioides terrestris NRRL 8126 chromosome 1, complete sequence genomic region:
- a CDS encoding glycoside hydrolase family 81 protein (CAZy_ID 269917), giving the protein MEKIRRLAFVLLTVLQVVVSLPFQGDDNSEHLSQEVVQAPSLQLHAPQEAGGAALVLPQRTETLRQAASTPLPVTERAWDAPRPRDAFTSRAKVITSFGPSGTVQILASTKTPAPGITPSALETLGHVTSVPILTSPIPKPTSLLPVASILVSLQATASIAIKMAAQDIFADPISTDAPPANIGRKQDHPAPRLGIAKNGPIETNKFYANFFLGNQTSPTYLHPYAVSWARGQGASASWGLAISHVEGSQRVYGQTSPETGAAAYFINPIGIQSVCLSAKELGTDTALTTESLTDFSVQVSLRPNAQAGAAVQFPLVQGSAFITAIYNGASPVIQTGVFFRTVTRTTTDPKPGVTKYKLHLEDGRTWLVYAYHTRGDPLDLEVVNNGFAQAKGPFYGIIQVAKDPGNGEAVYDQACGAYPTGIELSGSVDDKTGTYKFCFQKAGMPATTLAMFALPHHQSSFDAATRSKVTGVLLQTTTKGMAAAVVADSWTMVESNLPTNVGFLPWSPQAGTVTAISDATKRFIHNISQQETSQDILQQTNQDSMYFNGKALAKFASLILAVQELLGDQELAQAGLNKLKVAFARFVQNAQQYPLVYESAWGGVVSSATYVTGDTGMDFGNTYYNDHHFHYGYFIYTAAVIGHLDPSWIGPNKAYVNMLVRDVANPSTRDPYFPVWRSFDWYHGHSWAHGLFDTLDGKDQESSSEDTMHAYAIKMWGSVSGDKKMEARGNLMLSVQARSMQSYYLYTASNTVEPPEFIGNKVAGILFENKIDHTTWFGTNIEYIQGIHMLPLLPHTPFIRTPKFVAEEWATYFSGGRAEAVQGGWKGILFGNYATIDPRGAYTFFSQPNFDPSWLDGGASLTWYLCYSAALGGL; this is encoded by the exons ATGGAGAAGATACGGAGGCTAGCGTTCGTGCTGCTAACTGTCTTGCAGGTTGTTGTATCTCTCCCCTTCCAAGGAGACGACAACTCTGAACATCTAAGCCAAGAAGTTGTCCAGGCGCCCTCCTTGCAGCTTCATGCTCCTCAAGAAGCTGGCGGTGCGGCTTTGGTCCTTCCGCAGCGTACCGAGACTCTCAGGCAAGCGGCCAGCACCCCTTTGCCAGTGACGGAACGAGCTTGGGACGCTCCTCGGCCTAGAGACGCTTTCACCTCTCGCGCCAAGGTCATCACGAGCTTTGGTCCATCTGGAACGGTCCAGATCCTCGCCAGCACAAAGACGCCAGCCCCCGGCATCACCCCATCCGCTCTCGAGACGCTAGGGCATGTTACCTCGGTGCCAATCTTGACGAGCCCGATCCCCAAGCCAACTTCGCTGCTCCCTGTGGCTTCAATCTTGGTGAGTTTGCAGGCCACGGCGTCGATCGCTATCAAAATGGCGGCCCAGGACATTTTCGCCGATCCCATTTCCACAGATGCGCCACCCGCAAACATCGGCAGGAAGCAGGACCATCCGGCGCCGAGGCTGGGCATCGCGAAGAACGGCCCGATTGAGACCAACAAGTTCTACGCGAATTTCTTCCTGGGCAACCAGACCTCGCCGACGTACTTGCACCCGTACGCGGTGTCCTGGGCGCGGGGCCAGGGGGCGTCAGCGAGCTGGGGCCTGGCTATTTCGCATGTGGAGGGCAGTCAGAGGGTCTACGGCCAGACCAGCCCAGAaacgggcgccgcggcgtACTTCATCAACCCCATCGGCATTCAGTCCGTCTGCCTTTCGGCGAAGGAACTGGGAACCGACACGGCGCTGACCACGGAGTCGCTGACCGACTTCTCCGTCCAAGTCAGTCTGCGACCGAACGCACAAGCCGGTGCCGCGGTGCAGTTCCCGTTGGTCCAGGGCTCGGCGTTCATCACTGCCATCTACAATGGGGCTTCTCCAGTGATCCAGACAGGCGTCTTCTTCAGGACCGTCACCCGCACCACCACGGATCCGAAGCCTGGAGTCACCAAGTACAAGCTCCACCTCGAAGACGGCAGGACCTGGTTGGTGTATGCATACCACACGCGAGGAGACCCGCTGGATCTTGAAGTGGTCAACAACGGGTTCGCACAAGCCAAGGGGCCGTTCTACGGCATCATCCAGGTTGCTAAGGACCCTGGGAATGGCGAGGCGGTGTACGACCAGGCGTGCGGTGCGTATCCCACCGGCATCGAGCTGTCGGGGTCCGTGGACGACAAGACGGGGACGTACAAGTTCTGTTTCCAGAAGGCCGGCATGCCCGCGACGACGCTCGCGATGTTCGCGCTGCCTCACCACCAGAGCTCGTTCGACGCCGCCACCCGGAGCAAGGTGaccggcgtgctgctgcagaCCACGACTAAGGGCATGGCTGCCGCAGTCGTCGCTGATTCATGGACCATGGTCGAGTCGAACCTGCCGACCAACGTGGGCTTCTTGCCCTGGTCGCCGCAGGCCGGGACTGTCACCGCCATCTCCGACGCGACCAAGCGATTCATCCACAACATCTCTCAGCAGGAGACGTCGCAGGATATCCTGCAGCAGACGAACCAGGACTCGATGTATTTCAACGGGAAG GCGCTGGCCAAGTTTGCTAGTCTCATCTTGGCGGTCCAGGAGCTGCTGGGAGATCAGGAGTTGGCCCAGGCCGGACTGAACAAGCTGAAGGTGGCCTTCGCCCGCTTCGTACAGAATGCGCAGCAGTACCCGCTTGTGTACGAGA GCGCGTGGGGAGGAGTGGTATCGTCGGCGACGTACGTGACAGGCGACACGGGTATGGACTTTGGCAACACGTATTACAACGACCACCACTTCCATTACGGCTACTTCATCTACACGGCCGCCGTCATCGGACACCTCGATCCGTCGTGGATCGGCCCCAACAAGGCCTACGTCAACATGCTCGTCCGCGACGTCGCCAACCCCAGCACGCGGGACCCGTACTTCCCCGTCTGGCGGTCCTTCGACTGGTACCACGGCCACAGCTGGGCGCACGGCCTCTTCGACACGCTCGATGGCAAAGACCAGGAGTCCAGTTCCGAAGACACCATGCACGCGTACGCCATCAAGATGTGGGGCTCCGTCTCTGGCGACAAGAAGATGGAAGCTCG CGGCAACCTGATGCTCTCAGTCCAGGCCCGGTCGATGCAGTCCTACTACCTCTACACGGCATCCAACACGGTCGAGCCGCCCGAATTTATCGGAAACAAGGTGGCCGGCATCCTGTTCGAGAACAAGATCGACCACACGACCTGGTTCGGCACCAACATCGAGTACATCCAGGGCATCCAcatgctgccgctgctgccgcacACGCCCTTCATCCGCACCCCCAAGTTCGTCGCCGAGGAGTGGGCCACCTACttcagcggcggccgcgccgaggccgtccaGGGCGGCTGGAAGGGCATCCTCTTCGGCAACTACGCCACGATCGACCCCCGCGGCGCCTACACCTTCTTCAGCCAGCCAAATTTTGATCCGAGCTggctcgacggcggcgcgagctTGACCTGGTACCTGTGCTACTCTGCCG CGCTCGGCGGGCTGTGA